In a genomic window of Thiosocius teredinicola:
- the ntrC gene encoding nitrogen regulation protein NR(I), translated as MTERNQVWVIDDDRSIRWVLEKALTKAGMHVTSFSSANGVMEALERGQPETIISDVRMPGMDGFSLLEKIKQAYPELPVIIMTAHSDLDSAVSAYHSGAFEYLPKPFDIEEAVDQVQRACKLRREARASAEHETTAATEIIGAAPAMQEVFRAIGRLARSNITVLINGESGTGKELVAHALHKHSPRAKGPFIALNMAAIPHDLLESELFGHEKGAFTGAQARRVGRFEQAHQGTLFLDEIGDMPSELQTRLLRVLADGEFYRVGGHEAIKADVRIIAATHQDLEQLVMEGRFREDLFHRLNVIRVHLPSLRERREDIPLLMDHFLKRAAQELGVESKTLLPETIKELQALEWRGNVRQLENTARWLTVMASGREIHVEDLPPELHREHDSETSEGDWRTTLRIWIRNSLNAGKVGLLDQAMPEFETIMIETALEFTGGRKQDAARLLGWGRNTLTRKIKELGLEEEHREAG; from the coding sequence GTGACTGAGAGAAACCAGGTCTGGGTCATCGACGATGACCGCTCGATTCGCTGGGTTTTGGAAAAGGCCCTGACCAAAGCCGGTATGCACGTCACCAGTTTTTCGAGCGCCAACGGCGTCATGGAGGCGCTTGAGCGCGGCCAGCCCGAAACGATTATTTCCGATGTGCGCATGCCGGGCATGGATGGCTTCTCTTTGCTGGAGAAGATCAAGCAGGCCTATCCCGAACTGCCGGTCATCATCATGACCGCGCATTCCGACCTCGATAGCGCCGTCTCTGCGTACCACAGTGGTGCATTCGAGTACCTGCCCAAGCCCTTCGATATCGAAGAAGCAGTCGACCAGGTTCAGCGCGCGTGCAAGCTGCGGCGTGAAGCGCGCGCCAGCGCAGAACACGAAACCACCGCGGCGACCGAAATCATCGGTGCTGCGCCGGCGATGCAGGAAGTGTTTCGCGCCATCGGACGACTGGCGCGCTCCAACATCACCGTGCTGATCAACGGCGAGTCGGGTACCGGTAAAGAGCTTGTTGCGCACGCTTTGCACAAACACAGTCCGCGCGCCAAGGGTCCGTTCATCGCCCTGAATATGGCCGCAATCCCGCACGACTTGCTGGAATCGGAGTTGTTCGGCCACGAAAAAGGCGCTTTCACCGGTGCCCAGGCGCGACGCGTCGGGCGGTTCGAGCAGGCGCACCAAGGCACCTTGTTTCTCGACGAGATCGGCGACATGCCGTCCGAGCTACAGACACGCCTGCTACGCGTGCTGGCCGACGGCGAGTTCTACCGCGTCGGCGGTCACGAAGCGATCAAGGCCGACGTGCGGATCATCGCTGCCACCCACCAGGACCTCGAGCAATTGGTCATGGAAGGACGGTTCCGCGAGGACCTGTTCCACCGGCTGAATGTCATTCGCGTGCACCTGCCGTCATTGCGCGAACGGCGTGAAGACATTCCTTTATTGATGGATCACTTCCTCAAGCGCGCGGCACAGGAGCTGGGCGTCGAAAGCAAGACTCTGCTGCCGGAGACCATTAAGGAACTCCAAGCGCTAGAATGGCGCGGTAACGTGCGTCAACTAGAGAACACGGCACGCTGGCTGACGGTTATGGCGTCGGGTCGCGAGATCCATGTCGAAGATTTGCCGCCAGAGCTGCATCGCGAACACGATTCGGAAACGAGCGAAGGGGATTGGCGCACGACGTTGCGCATTTGGATTCGCAACAGCCTCAATGCCGGCAAGGTCGGCCTGCTCGACCAGGCGATGCCCGAGTTCGAAACCATCATGATCGAAACGGCACTGGAGTTCACCGGCGGGCGCAAGCAAGACGCCGCCCGTCTGCTCGGCTGGGGTCGCAATACGCTGACACGCAAGATAAAAGAACTCGGTCTCGAAGAAGAGCACCGCGAAGCCGGATGA